The Mytilus trossulus isolate FHL-02 chromosome 13, PNRI_Mtr1.1.1.hap1, whole genome shotgun sequence genome has a segment encoding these proteins:
- the LOC134695017 gene encoding uncharacterized protein LOC134695017 gives MDIETISFGDYIVLTCTVHGIQTINNTTTRQWSMGDDDKLLCYNGRINNLRKYKEKVLPGNEFSLTVFNITKSDLNVVYQCRYGFDAASKLIEADKPKLFLSLRLVADFIIFGGDIILTCMVNGISTVDRDVTRQWSMGNDDQLLSYNGRINNRRKYEETFLPGNEFSLKVFNITEKDINITYRCRYGFDTATYFININESVSLQKSVKSYHSFNLSSHSIADQKEVNHVNDKENLRLILLATLIPIATCVLIAVFVRFIVKRKHTGKETKDKNNIHDINKVERENLFPSSQGECISKKEISTTEATV, from the exons ATGGATATAGAAACAATTTCGTTTGGTGATTATATCGTTTTGACCTGCACAGTCCATGGAATACAAACAATCAACAACACAACAACGAGACAGTGGTCCATGGGGGATGATGACAAACTGTTATGCTACAATGGTCGAATAAATAATCTCAGGAAGTATAAAGAAAAGGTACTTCCAGGAAATGAGTTTAGTCTTACAGTATTCAATATAACGAAATCAGATCTCAACGTAGTTTATCAATGTCGCTATGGATTTGATGCAGCAAGTAAATTGATTGAAGCAGATAAACCCAAATTGTTTT TGTCATTGAGATTGGTAGCCGATTTCATTATATTCGGTGGAGATATCATACTGACATGCATGGTAAATGGGATAAGCACAGTTGATAGAGACGTAACAAGACAATGGTCAATGGGAAATGATGACCAACTATTAAGCTACAACGGCCGAATTAATAATCGTAGAAAGTATGAAGAAACATTTCTTCCCGGAAATGAGTTCAGTCTTAAAGTATTCAATATAACAGAGAAAGATATTAATATAACTTACCGATGTCGATATGGTTTCGATACAGCAACATACTTTATCAACATAAACGAGAGTGTAAGTCTACAGAAAAGTGTCAAAAGTTATCATTCATTCAATTTATCATCTCATAGTATAGCAGATCAAAAAGaagttaatcatgttaatgataAAG AAAACCTAAGATTAATCTTGTTGGCTACGCTGATTCCAATAGCGACATGTGTTTTGATAGCAGTTTTTGTAAGATTTATTGTCAAACGAAAACACACAGGAAAAG aaacaAAGGACAAGAacaacatacatgacataaacAAGGTGGAACGTGAAAATCTTTTTCCATCGTCTCAAG GAGAATGCATTTCAAAGAAAGAAATTTCTACAACTGAAGCTACAGTCTAG